AGAGGAAACACTTTCTTCTCTATCGTGTTGAGCATTTTTCCGTCTACTGCCACGAGTTTCGAGTCTTTGAATACCATACTCGGTCTGAATTTATTCAGGTCTTCCACTACGAGAAGGTCAGCTTTGTACCCGGGAGCGATAGCTCCCATTGACCGCAGGTTATAATGTCTTGCCGTGTTTATAGTGGCCATTCTGATCGCTGTTACCGGTTCTATGCCGTACTCTATTGCTCGCTTTATCATATAATCTATGTGTCCTTCTGCTATGATGTCATTTGGATGTTTATCATCGGTGCAAAAGGATATGAAAGGATAGGTATGCTCATTGATGAGCGGTAGCAGGGCATCAAGGTTCTTGGCGACACTGCCCTCACGTATCAAAATTTGCATGCCAAGCGCCAGTTTCTCTTTCGCCTCTTCAATGGTCGTGCACTCATGATCTGAACGGATAAATGCACAGACATACGCGTTTAGATCTTTTCCGGTTATGCCGGGAATGTGGCCATCGATTTTCTTGTATCTGTGCCTGATCAGCTCGATCTTAGCGATCGTGTCTTTTTCACCATTTATCACCGCGGGATAATTCATCACTTCACCGAGCCCTAAAACCCGCGGATGTTTTTCAACAAAACCTATCATATCCATCACAGAAACATTAGCTCCACTGGTCTCTTTATCTGTGGCTGGAACAGAAGAAGGTAGCATTACATAAAGGTTCAATGGTATTCCTTCCGTCGAACGCAACATGTATTCAACACCGGCAAGTCCAAGAACATTGGCTATTTCATGTGGATCTGCTATCGCTGTCGTGGTCCCATGAGGTAGTACGGTTCGTGCAAATTCCACCGGAGAGACCATGGAAGATTCAATATGGAGGTGAGCATCTATCAGACCAGGAACCACATATGCTCCTTTTAGATCCACTGTTTCTTTTCCTTTTTGATAGTCACCGATTCCCGCTATTCTTTTTCTGAAAAGTGCTATGTTAGCTTTTTCTATCTCACCACTGAAAACATTGACAATCCTACAGTTTTTTAACAGGACATCTGCAGGTTTAAGACCTCTTGCCACTGGAAGGATATCAATAATATTCATAAATTCCCCCCTTATTTTTTCAAATTATACAATCCTAGTGAAAAAAAACTAAGTATAAAAATAAGTCCCTGCCTGCGGCAGGGACCCTTTAAGCCTTAAATACTGAGTTTTTCAGTCTCTTATTTATTTCTTCCTTCAAACGAGTCACAAAGACGTCAAGCTTTATGCCATAGAAGTTTTCGCCTGTTCTTAATCTGACGGAAACGACTTCTTCTTCCACTTCCTTATCACCGACGATGAGCATATAAGGGGACTTTTGCAACTGAGCATCACGGATTTTGTAGTTCGTTGATTTCTGTCTATCATCAACTTCAACTCTTATACCTGCATCCCTCAGTTTCAAAGCGACCTTTTTTGCATAGTCAACGTGTCTGTCTGCAATAGGTATGACTGTGACCTGAACAGGTGCGAGCCATGTGGGAAATGCTCCAGCGTAGTGCTCGATCAAAATGCCAAAGAATCGTTCAAGCGAACCGTAAATGGCTCTGTGAATCATCACCGGTCTGTATTCCTGATTGTCAGGACCGATATATGTCAGGTTAAAACGCTCAGGCATCAGGAAGTCCAGCTGAATGGTTGCACATTGCCATTCGCGTCCGATGGAATCCCTAACATGAAAATCAATCTTTGGTCCATAAAACGCGCCGTCGCCTTCGTTAACTTTGTAATTAAGGCCTGCGGATTCGAGAGCTTCTTTAAGGGCTTCTGTAGCGATATCCCATATTTCAATATCACCCATGAAGTCCTCAGGTCTTGTGCTTAACTCTGCCCTGTATTGGAATCCAAAAGGGCTATATATTTTATCCACAAAACGAATAACGCCTTTGATTTCTTCTGTGATCTGGTCCTTTGTACAGAAGATATGCGCATCATCCTGAATAAATCCTCGGACTCTAAAAATTCCGTGCAG
This genomic interval from Kosmotoga pacifica contains the following:
- the ade gene encoding adenine deaminase, coding for MNIIDILPVARGLKPADVLLKNCRIVNVFSGEIEKANIALFRKRIAGIGDYQKGKETVDLKGAYVVPGLIDAHLHIESSMVSPVEFARTVLPHGTTTAIADPHEIANVLGLAGVEYMLRSTEGIPLNLYVMLPSSVPATDKETSGANVSVMDMIGFVEKHPRVLGLGEVMNYPAVINGEKDTIAKIELIRHRYKKIDGHIPGITGKDLNAYVCAFIRSDHECTTIEEAKEKLALGMQILIREGSVAKNLDALLPLINEHTYPFISFCTDDKHPNDIIAEGHIDYMIKRAIEYGIEPVTAIRMATINTARHYNLRSMGAIAPGYKADLLVVEDLNKFRPSMVFKDSKLVAVDGKMLNTIEKKVFPLETLNTFVTPKLRLEDFKVPISDGKLRVIELFGEEVLTGEKLVDPKVQNGEVVSDIERDVLKLASVSRYSKERSIAVAFTSGSGLKRGAVATSVGHDAHNMSVLGTNDGDMVLAANRVIELGGGLVIADGGKILAELPLPIAGLMSDLSSEEVASRLGKLKEVLRDLGSVLPDLFMTLSFVQLAVIPKLKLTNKGLVDVTKNEFVSLFERG